Proteins from one Mesorhizobium sp. M9A.F.Ca.ET.002.03.1.2 genomic window:
- a CDS encoding response regulator transcription factor, with the protein MSTLVVADPRGVYLAGLEWVLRGAGHSIVADCHRTIDVLAHVERHRPDIAIIGLDIADWQTASLSFRLRACNSALGIIFILQTKGGFDVEDIRELDADGLLLDGVSHRCLVECVTAVAAGRKWVDHKILQHLLMPRPQHHPEPRLTGREAEVASLVARGLRNKSIATQLHVSEGTVKMHLHHVYEKLHLGSRAELAWALGEAADHLGTGHKSGL; encoded by the coding sequence ATGTCAACTTTGGTTGTTGCGGACCCGCGGGGGGTCTATCTCGCCGGTCTGGAGTGGGTTCTGCGGGGGGCCGGGCACAGCATTGTTGCAGACTGCCACCGCACAATTGACGTTCTCGCCCATGTGGAGCGTCATCGGCCTGATATTGCTATCATAGGCCTGGACATTGCGGATTGGCAGACGGCCAGTCTGTCTTTCCGGCTGAGAGCCTGTAACAGCGCTCTGGGCATAATCTTCATCCTGCAAACAAAGGGCGGATTCGACGTCGAGGATATACGGGAACTCGACGCCGACGGCTTGCTGCTGGACGGCGTCAGCCACCGCTGCCTCGTCGAATGTGTGACTGCCGTGGCGGCCGGCCGAAAGTGGGTCGACCACAAGATCCTCCAGCACCTTTTGATGCCGAGACCTCAGCATCATCCCGAGCCGAGGCTTACAGGACGTGAGGCCGAAGTCGCCAGCCTCGTCGCGCGCGGGTTGCGCAACAAGAGCATTGCCACGCAGCTGCACGTATCCGAGGGCACGGTGAAAATGCACTTGCACCACGTCTACGAAAAGCTCCACCTCGGCAGCAGGGCTGAATTGGCCTGGGCGCTTGGCGAAGCTGCCGACCACCTGGGAACGGGCCACAAAAGCGGGCTTTGA
- a CDS encoding beta-propeller fold lactonase family protein → MRASSSLRHVALHPGGRFAFVMNELDSTVMSLALDDMSGKLTGIETKPAVAAEARDGNHCADVRACTVL, encoded by the coding sequence GTGCGGGCGTCATCGAGCCTGCGCCACGTGGCGCTGCATCCGGGCGGCCGTTTCGCGTTCGTCATGAACGAACTGGATTCAACGGTCATGTCGCTTGCGCTCGACGATATGTCAGGGAAACTCACCGGCATCGAAACGAAGCCGGCCGTTGCGGCGGAGGCGCGCGACGGCAATCATTGCGCCGACGTGAGGGCGTGCACGGTCCTGTGA
- a CDS encoding alpha/beta hydrolase translates to MPSGKGDVTAEIFHVAYTLRPEANREPDPQRPITFVFNGGPGAASAYLHLGGLGPRVMATAADGGFLPSPQRLLNNPNTWLDMTDLVFVDPVGTGYSREAPGTEARSFWSVNQDAASMGAFIRLYLAQAGRTASPVFLAGESYGGFRAALLAKTLQEDIGISPSGIVLISPALEFTLVRPDEFQPLHWALELPSLAAVRLRSEGVTGSALREQLAEVERYALGDYLVALASGLEQGGRLASRRVAEITGLPLDLVQRNFARIPTALFAREFARARGNVLSAYDGTIETADIAPESLRYGGPDPVLDRSVPALTSAFVSYVRDELKFRTDLSYRLLNREVSGAWDYGTSPTRQGYTGVMDDLQQARALNPGLGVLIVNGYTDLVTPYLVSRYLVGQIPSLPGAKPIRLDLLEGGHMMYFRPESRRALREAASELYQTPK, encoded by the coding sequence TTGCCATCCGGCAAGGGCGACGTCACCGCGGAAATTTTTCACGTCGCCTACACGCTGCGTCCCGAAGCGAACCGGGAACCTGACCCCCAGCGCCCGATCACTTTCGTATTCAACGGTGGTCCCGGAGCGGCTTCCGCCTATCTGCATCTTGGCGGGCTCGGTCCGCGCGTCATGGCGACGGCGGCCGATGGAGGTTTTCTGCCGTCGCCACAGCGGCTTTTAAACAACCCGAACACCTGGCTCGACATGACCGACCTGGTCTTTGTCGATCCGGTTGGAACAGGTTACAGCCGTGAAGCGCCCGGCACCGAAGCCCGCAGCTTCTGGAGCGTCAACCAGGACGCCGCCTCGATGGGCGCGTTCATCCGGCTCTATCTGGCACAGGCGGGCAGAACAGCCTCGCCGGTATTTCTTGCCGGCGAAAGCTATGGCGGTTTTCGGGCGGCACTGCTCGCCAAGACGCTTCAGGAAGATATCGGCATCAGTCCGAGCGGCATCGTGCTCATCTCGCCGGCGCTCGAATTCACGCTCGTGCGGCCCGACGAGTTCCAGCCGCTCCACTGGGCGCTCGAGCTCCCGTCTCTGGCGGCGGTGCGCCTGCGCAGCGAAGGCGTCACCGGTTCCGCGCTGCGGGAGCAACTGGCCGAGGTCGAACGCTACGCGCTTGGCGATTATCTCGTCGCGCTTGCCAGCGGGCTCGAACAGGGTGGGCGCCTGGCGAGCCGCCGCGTGGCCGAAATCACCGGCCTGCCCCTCGACCTCGTCCAACGAAACTTCGCGCGCATTCCCACCGCGCTCTTCGCCAGGGAATTTGCACGGGCAAGGGGCAATGTTCTTAGCGCCTATGACGGCACGATCGAAACGGCGGACATCGCCCCGGAAAGCCTGAGATATGGCGGCCCTGATCCGGTGCTCGACCGAAGCGTGCCGGCGCTCACTTCCGCCTTTGTCAGCTATGTGCGTGACGAATTGAAATTCCGCACCGATCTGAGCTACCGGCTTCTCAACCGCGAAGTCAGCGGCGCCTGGGATTACGGGACGAGCCCGACGCGTCAGGGCTATACCGGCGTGATGGATGACCTTCAGCAGGCGCGCGCGTTGAACCCCGGCCTCGGCGTTTTGATCGTCAACGGCTATACCGACCTGGTGACACCCTATTTGGTGTCACGCTATCTTGTCGGCCAGATTC